The sequence below is a genomic window from Candidatus Methylomirabilota bacterium.
CGTCCGCGGCCTCGACAACCTCGACGCCCACGTCGCCTGCGTCCGCCAGTTCAAGGTGCCGGTGCTGGTCGGGCTCAACCGCTACCCGACCGACACCGAGCGCGAGTACCAGGCCGTGCTCGACCGCTGCGGGACGCTCGGAGTGCCGGCCTATGTCGCGGACGTCTTCGGCAGGGGCGGGGAAGGGGGCGAGGACCTCGCGCGTGGGCTCCTCAAGCTCCTCGAGACCGAGCGCTCGGCGTTCGCGCCGCTCTACCCGCTCGACGCCTCCGTGAAGGCCAAGCTCGAGACCATCGCCACGCGCATCTACGGCGCGGACGGGGTCGACTACCCGAAGAAGGTGGACCGTCAGATCGCCCAGGCCGAAGCGCTGGGCTATGGCCAACTGCCGGTCTGCGTGGCCAAGACGCAGCGGTCGCTGTCCGACGACCCGACCCTGCTCAACCGGCCGCGCGGTTTCCGGATCACGATCAACGACCTGCGGATCTCTGCTGGGGCGGGGTTCCTCGTGGCGCAGGCCGGCGACATCACGACCATGCCGGGGCTGCCGCGCAAGGCCAATGCCGAGGGCGTGGATGTCACGCCGGACGGGGTGATTACGGGGCTCTTCTAGCCGTGTGATATACTGCGCGCTGGCCCAGGCTGAAGCGGGCTAAATCCATGATCCAGGTCGATCGACTGACGAAGAGCTACGGGCCGGTGACGGCCGTCCACGACGTGTCGTTCAACGTCGAGAAGGGGCAGATCGTCGGCTTCCTGGGCCCCAACGGGGCCGGCAAGTCCACGACGATGAAGATCCTGGCCTGCTTCATGGCGGCCAGCGGCGGCAGCGCGCGGGTGGCGGGCTTCGACGTGTTCAGCCAGTCTCTCGAGGTGCGCCGGCGCATCGGCTACCTGCCGGAGAATTCCCCGCTCTACGCCGACCTGCCGGTGGCCGCGTATCTCGACTTCGTCGCCGAGGCCAAGGGTGTCCCGCGCGGAGTGCGCCGGTCCAAGGTCGCCGACGTGATGGACCGCTGCTTCGTCACCGACATGCAGCACCGGCTCATCGGCAAGCTCTCCAAGGGCTACCGGCAGCGGGTGGGGCTGGCGCAGGCGCTCTTAGGCGACCCGGAGGTGCTGATCCTCGACGAGCCCACCATCGGGCTCGACCCGCGCCAGATCACCGAGATCCGCGCGCTGATCAAGTCGTTGGGCGGCCAGCACACGGTCATCCTCTCCACGCACATCCTGCCGGAAGTCTCCATGGTCTGCGACAGCATCATCATCATCAACCGCGGCCGCGTCGTGGCCAAGGGCACCCAGGCGGAGCTGGTGGAGCAGGTCTTCCCCGCGGCACGCGTGGAGGTGGAGGTGGCCGGCCCCGGAGAGGCCATCGCTTCATCTCTAAAGACCCTGCCCGGCGTGACGTCGGTAGAAGCGATTGGGGTGGAGGCGATCGGCGCCCGCGACGGCGCCTCCCGGTTCGTCGTCGAGTCGCCGCGCGGGCGCGACGTGCGCGGGGAGCTTGTGCGGCTCGTCGCGGGCCGCGGCTGGGAGCTCCTCGAGCTGCACCAGGTCGGGCTCTCCCTCGAGGAGGTCTTCATCCGCGTCGTGGCGGGCGAGGAGCACGCGCCGCAGGTCTTGGAGTCCGTGGTGGAGACGGCGCAGTGAGGGGCTGGCTGCCGGTCTTCAAGAAAGAGATGCGTCTCTACTTCGGCTCGCCCGTCGCGTATGCCGTCGCGACCTTCTTCCTCTTCATCGCCGCCTTCTTCTTCGCGCCGTCCTTCATCCAGTACGCGGACGTCTCGATGCGCTCGGCCATGCAGCCGCAGATGGGACAGACCCTCAACGCCACGGAGAACATCCTGCGCCCCCTCACGTACAACATGGCCGTGGTGCTGCTCTTCTTCATCCCGATGCTGACCATGCGACTCTTCGCGGAGGAAAAACGCTCGGGCACCATGGAGCTTCTCCTGACCTACCCGCTGCGCGACGGCGAAGTCCTCGCGGGCAAGTTCCTGGCCGCCCTGGCGCTCTACGCCTCCATCCTCGCGCTGACGGTCTCGTACCCCATTACCGTCGCCTGGTTCACCCGGATCGAGTGGGGCGCCGTTCTGACCGGGTACCTCGGCCTCCTGCTCGTGGGTGCGGCCTTCCTGTCCATCGGGCTCTTCGTGTCGTCGACCACGGAGAACCAGATCGTGGCGGGCTTCGGCACCTTCGGCGCGCTCTTGACCCTCTGGCTGCTCGGCTGGTTCGCCGACTCGGCGCAGGGCGCGCTCCGGACCGTGATCCAGCAGGCCGCCATCATCGAGCACATGGAGAGCTTCGCCAAGGGCGTCCTCGACACGAAGGACCTCGTCTACTACCTCTCGGTGACCGCCTTCGCGCTGTTCCTCACGCTCCGCTCGCTCGAATCGAAGCGGTGGCGGGGTTAGGGTAGCCCCCCATGACGTTCCTCAAGACGTTCCTCATGACGCTGCTCAAGCGCTGGGGCATGTGGGGCGCCGTGCTCTGCCTGCTGGGCGCCGGCGGGCTCGCGCTCTTTGCGTCGTGGATGACGCGGCTGCAGTGGGCGCTCGTGATCGCCGCCGCCGTTCTCTTCGTCGCGGCGGCCGCGCTCAACTGGCGCGAGGGCGCCTCGCTCCTCGGCCGCCGCGGGATGCGCCACGGCGCGAGCGCGGCCTTGCTGGTGCTGATGGCCCTGGGCGTGGCGGTGCTCGCCAACGCCGTGTCGCTCCGCTACAACGCGCGCTGGGACCTGACCGAGAACAAGCGCCACAGCCTCTCGCGCCAGACGGTCAAGCTGGTCCGGGGGCTTGCGGCGCCGGTCGAGGTCATCGGCTTCTTCCGCTCAGACACGCCCGGCAAGCGCACGGCCGAGGACCTGCTCAAGCAGTACGCCCAGGCCTCCGGGGGCAAGTTCACCTACCGCATGGAGGACCCCGACCGCTCGCCGGGGCTCGCGCGGCGCTACGGCGTTGAAAGCTACGGCACGCTCGTGATGCAGAGCGGGGACAAGTCCGAGAAGGTGCTCGACGCCGATGAGGATCGGCTGACGAATGCCCTCGTCAAGGTCAGCCGCTCAGGCAAACCCGTGATCTACGTCGTCAAGGGGCACGGGGAGCGCGATCTCTCGAGCGCCGAGCGGGCCGGTCTCAGCCAGGCCAAGGAGCAGATGGAGAAGGCCAACTACACCGTCAAGGAGCTCGAGCTGGCGCGCCAGGCCAAGGTGCCGGCGGACGCGGCGGTTGTCATCGTCCCGGGGCCGAAGACCGATCTCCTGCCGCCCGAGCTCTCGGCTCTCGACGCGTACCTCGCGCAGGGCGGCCGTGTGCTCTTCATGGCCGACCCGCTCCAGGCCGACGGCCTCGTCAAGTACCTCGCCAAGTACGGCGTCGCGCTGGGCAACGACATCGTCGTCGAGCCGAGTCCCATCGGCCAGCTCTTCGGCGTCGGGCCCGAGGTGCCGATCGTCACGGGTTACGAGCGGCACCCGATCACCAAGGACATGGCCAACGTCATGACGGGCTTCCCGGTCACGCGCTCGGTCGCGCCGGCGAAGGAGGGCCCGCTCAAGGGAATCATGGCGACGGCGCTGGCCAAGACGAGTCGCGATTCATGGGGCGAGACCGATCTGGCCGGGCTCAGGCGCGGGCAGCCCGCGCGCCGGGATCCGGCGGATACGCCGGGGCCCGTGTCCGTGCTGACCGCCGTCACGATCGTGCCGGCGCCGGGCGCCAAGACCGAGCCCGAGACTGATGATGACGCGGCCAAGAAGCCCGAGGGACGGCTGGTTGTCCTGGGTACCTCGACGTTCGCTTCGAACCAGGGGCTCGGCTTCCAGGGCAACCGCGATCTCTTCCTCAACATTGTTTCCTGGCTCGCCGGGCAGGAAGGCGAGATCGCCATCCGTCCGAAGGACACGCGCCAGAACCCGATCTTCCTCACCAGCGCCCAGAGCCGGACCGTCCTGTGGCTCTCCATCGTCATACTGCCGGGCGCCGTGATGGTGTGCGGGATCTGGCTGGTCGTCCGCCGCCGCCGCATCAAGTAGCTGCCCGACGATGAGCTGGAAGACCCTGACCATCCTCGCCGTCCTCGCCGCGGGCCTCGGCGGCTTCCTCGTCGTGGACAGCTACTGGCTGACCCCGAAGCGCGAGAAGACGGCCGGCGTCAAGGGACGCCTGTGGACCATCGAGCCCAAGGACGTCCTGGGGCTGACCATCAAGCGCAAGGACGACACGGTCACGCTCAAGCGCGTGGGCGACGGCTGGGAGATGCTGGAGCCGGTCAAGACGCGGGCGAACAGCGGCGCCGTCAACGAGGTCGTCACTGGACTGGCGACAGCGAGAGTGGACCGGGAGATCGACGCCAACCCGTCCAAGCCAAGCGACTTCGGCCTCGAGCCGCCGGAAGCCTTCGTCACGCTCGAGGTCAAGGGCCAGGCCGCGCCGCTCACCCTCGCCCTGGGCGGCAAGAACCCGACGGGGGTCTGGGTCTACGCGCGGGAGGGAGGCAAGCCGGCCGTGGTCGCGATCGGCGACTCGATCTCCCGCGATGTCACGCGCCCGGTCGCCGAATTCAGGGACAGGACCCTCTTCGCCTTCGACCGGCGGAACGTCAGCGCGGTCGACCTCGACCTCGACGGGTCGAAGATGACGCTCGAAGCCGAGGACGGGGGCAAGTGGCGCATCGCCAAGCCCGGTCCCTACCGGGGCGACGCCGACATGATCACGGAGATGCTCGACAAGCTCGCGAGCGTCACGGTGAAGGAGTTCCTCGGTCCGGCGAAGTCGCCGGCAACCTTCGGCCTCGACAAACCCTCGCGCGTGACGCTCTGGCTCGGCAAGGACAAGGACCGCACATCCAAGACGCTCCTCCTGGGCAAGGTCGACGCCGCGAAAAAGGGCGTCTACGTCCAGCGCCAGGGCGAGCAGGAAGTGCTCGTGGCTCCCAGCGAGACCTGGGACAAGCTGCCGAAGTCCGTCGCGGCGGTGCGCGACAAGGTGGTCTTCGCCTACGCCTACGACAAGGTCAACCGCGTCGAGATCGAGAGCGCGGCGGGGACCGTTAAGCTCGAGCGAAATGGCATCGACTGGAACATCACCGCGCCCGAGGCACTCAAGGCCGACAGCGGCGCCGTCAACGGCCTCCTCTGGCGCATCCGCGACCTGCGCGCCTCGGGCTTCCTCGACGAGTCGCCGGCCGGCGTCGCGCGCTACCTGTCCAAGCCCGACGTGACGGTGAAGATCTGGGAGGAAGGCGTCAAGGAGCCCAAGACCCTGCTCCTGGGGCTGTCCAAGGCGGTCAAGGTCGGCGAGCCGACGGGCGTGGCGGCGCCGACCACGCAGGGCCCGGTCTTCATGGTCGAGGCCAAGGACATCGGCGATCTCTCCAAGACGGCGACTGACCTGCGCGACAAGAGCGTGGTCGCCTCATTCGACATGAAGGAGGTCAAGCGCGTACGCGTTACGGTCGGCGACAAGCGCCTGCTGCTGGAGCGCCGCGGCGAGGACGAATGGCGGGTGCTCGAGCCGTCGAAGGGCCCGGCCAAGGAGATCAAGGTCACGGGCCTGCTCCTGACGCTCCGCGCCCTCAAGTGGAAGGAGATCGCCGCCGCGGACGGCGCCGACGCGGCGCGGTTCGGCCTGGACAAGCCCGAGGTCGA
It includes:
- a CDS encoding ABC transporter permease, which codes for MRGWLPVFKKEMRLYFGSPVAYAVATFFLFIAAFFFAPSFIQYADVSMRSAMQPQMGQTLNATENILRPLTYNMAVVLLFFIPMLTMRLFAEEKRSGTMELLLTYPLRDGEVLAGKFLAALALYASILALTVSYPITVAWFTRIEWGAVLTGYLGLLLVGAAFLSIGLFVSSTTENQIVAGFGTFGALLTLWLLGWFADSAQGALRTVIQQAAIIEHMESFAKGVLDTKDLVYYLSVTAFALFLTLRSLESKRWRG
- a CDS encoding DUF4350 domain-containing protein; its protein translation is MTFLKTFLMTLLKRWGMWGAVLCLLGAGGLALFASWMTRLQWALVIAAAVLFVAAAALNWREGASLLGRRGMRHGASAALLVLMALGVAVLANAVSLRYNARWDLTENKRHSLSRQTVKLVRGLAAPVEVIGFFRSDTPGKRTAEDLLKQYAQASGGKFTYRMEDPDRSPGLARRYGVESYGTLVMQSGDKSEKVLDADEDRLTNALVKVSRSGKPVIYVVKGHGERDLSSAERAGLSQAKEQMEKANYTVKELELARQAKVPADAAVVIVPGPKTDLLPPELSALDAYLAQGGRVLFMADPLQADGLVKYLAKYGVALGNDIVVEPSPIGQLFGVGPEVPIVTGYERHPITKDMANVMTGFPVTRSVAPAKEGPLKGIMATALAKTSRDSWGETDLAGLRRGQPARRDPADTPGPVSVLTAVTIVPAPGAKTEPETDDDAAKKPEGRLVVLGTSTFASNQGLGFQGNRDLFLNIVSWLAGQEGEIAIRPKDTRQNPIFLTSAQSRTVLWLSIVILPGAVMVCGIWLVVRRRRIK
- a CDS encoding formate--tetrahydrofolate ligase; translated protein: VRGLDNLDAHVACVRQFKVPVLVGLNRYPTDTEREYQAVLDRCGTLGVPAYVADVFGRGGEGGEDLARGLLKLLETERSAFAPLYPLDASVKAKLETIATRIYGADGVDYPKKVDRQIAQAEALGYGQLPVCVAKTQRSLSDDPTLLNRPRGFRITINDLRISAGAGFLVAQAGDITTMPGLPRKANAEGVDVTPDGVITGLF
- a CDS encoding DUF4340 domain-containing protein — encoded protein: MSWKTLTILAVLAAGLGGFLVVDSYWLTPKREKTAGVKGRLWTIEPKDVLGLTIKRKDDTVTLKRVGDGWEMLEPVKTRANSGAVNEVVTGLATARVDREIDANPSKPSDFGLEPPEAFVTLEVKGQAAPLTLALGGKNPTGVWVYAREGGKPAVVAIGDSISRDVTRPVAEFRDRTLFAFDRRNVSAVDLDLDGSKMTLEAEDGGKWRIAKPGPYRGDADMITEMLDKLASVTVKEFLGPAKSPATFGLDKPSRVTLWLGKDKDRTSKTLLLGKVDAAKKGVYVQRQGEQEVLVAPSETWDKLPKSVAAVRDKVVFAYAYDKVNRVEIESAAGTVKLERNGIDWNITAPEALKADSGAVNGLLWRIRDLRASGFLDESPAGVARYLSKPDVTVKIWEEGVKEPKTLLLGLSKAVKVGEPTGVAAPTTQGPVFMVEAKDIGDLSKTATDLRDKSVVASFDMKEVKRVRVTVGDKRLLLERRGEDEWRVLEPSKGPAKEIKVTGLLLTLRALKWKEIAAADGADAARFGLDKPEVEIAVLKADGKEMAGLAIGRTDPKLSYVRSKSSPAIFAVDPKLLEDIRKAPSDIPG
- a CDS encoding ATP-binding cassette domain-containing protein, which encodes MIQVDRLTKSYGPVTAVHDVSFNVEKGQIVGFLGPNGAGKSTTMKILACFMAASGGSARVAGFDVFSQSLEVRRRIGYLPENSPLYADLPVAAYLDFVAEAKGVPRGVRRSKVADVMDRCFVTDMQHRLIGKLSKGYRQRVGLAQALLGDPEVLILDEPTIGLDPRQITEIRALIKSLGGQHTVILSTHILPEVSMVCDSIIIINRGRVVAKGTQAELVEQVFPAARVEVEVAGPGEAIASSLKTLPGVTSVEAIGVEAIGARDGASRFVVESPRGRDVRGELVRLVAGRGWELLELHQVGLSLEEVFIRVVAGEEHAPQVLESVVETAQ